In Anaeromyxobacter sp., the following proteins share a genomic window:
- a CDS encoding oligopeptide transporter, OPT family, which translates to MSAPAPIPSSATPAREFKPYVAPETSMAELTPKAIVAGAVFGILFGASTVYLALKAGLTVSASIPIAVIAISLGRKLLKTTILENNIIQTAGSAGESIAAGVVFTLPGFLFLSVGADGVSVGAGYFNYITLFTLSLVGGMLGVLMMVPLRRALIVKEHGELQYPEGAACASVLIAGEKGGDFARTAFQGVGISMAYAILQKVFHVIAETPAWVSGRTNKWLPHATVNAEITPEYMGVGYIIGPKIAGVLVAGGVLAWLGLIPLLGFLVPGDAVAAQLLKVGNTPAQFGWDPATHTFANTANAIYRAYVRQIGAGAVAAGGFITLIKTLPTIYTSLRDSIRSLSDKVAASGVKRTDRDLSFVTVIAGSLGLVVVLAVLPFMPGNSFGTRLMVGILVIVFGFIFVTVSSRIVGLIGSSSNPISGMTIATLMATAMIFVGLGWTGSAYEPMALVVGGMVCIAAANGGATSQDLKTGYLIGATPRSQQIALFVGAIASAVVIGLTVQLLDQPTAEQAAQGITHAIGTEKFPAPQGTLMATLIKGLLSLNLDWVYVLVGVFFSITMELCGVKALSFAVGLYLPLSTTLPIFAGGVVKGLVDVVAKRKGGPAEDAELGGGSLMATGLVAGGALTGVVVALLNVNDGINTFLTENLNLEPALAGVLGHGGFQLLGVACFLGLAVLLFRASQKPAPTV; encoded by the coding sequence ATGAGCGCCCCCGCCCCCATCCCCAGCAGCGCCACCCCGGCGCGCGAGTTCAAGCCGTACGTCGCGCCCGAGACCAGCATGGCCGAGCTCACGCCCAAGGCCATCGTGGCCGGGGCGGTCTTCGGCATCCTCTTCGGCGCCTCCACGGTCTACCTGGCGCTCAAGGCCGGCCTGACCGTCTCGGCCTCCATCCCCATCGCCGTCATCGCCATCTCGCTGGGGCGCAAGCTCCTCAAGACCACCATCCTGGAGAACAACATCATCCAGACGGCCGGGTCGGCCGGCGAGTCGATCGCGGCCGGGGTGGTCTTCACCCTGCCCGGCTTCCTCTTCCTCTCGGTGGGCGCCGACGGCGTCTCGGTGGGGGCCGGCTACTTCAACTACATCACCCTCTTCACGCTCTCGCTGGTGGGCGGCATGCTGGGCGTCCTCATGATGGTGCCGCTCCGGCGCGCCCTCATCGTCAAGGAGCACGGCGAGCTGCAGTACCCGGAGGGCGCCGCCTGCGCCTCGGTGCTCATCGCCGGCGAGAAGGGCGGCGACTTCGCCCGGACCGCCTTCCAGGGCGTGGGCATCTCGATGGCCTACGCCATCCTGCAGAAGGTCTTCCACGTCATCGCCGAGACCCCGGCCTGGGTCTCGGGGCGCACCAACAAGTGGCTCCCCCACGCCACCGTCAACGCCGAGATCACCCCCGAGTACATGGGCGTGGGCTACATCATCGGCCCGAAGATCGCCGGGGTGCTGGTGGCCGGCGGCGTCCTGGCCTGGCTGGGGCTCATCCCGCTGCTCGGCTTCCTGGTGCCCGGCGACGCGGTGGCCGCGCAGCTCCTCAAGGTGGGCAACACCCCGGCCCAGTTCGGCTGGGACCCGGCCACCCACACCTTCGCCAACACCGCCAACGCCATCTACCGCGCCTACGTCCGCCAGATCGGCGCCGGCGCGGTGGCGGCCGGCGGCTTCATCACCCTCATCAAGACCCTGCCCACCATCTACACCTCGCTGCGCGACTCGATCCGCTCGCTCTCCGACAAGGTGGCCGCCTCGGGGGTCAAGCGCACCGACCGCGACCTCTCCTTCGTGACCGTCATCGCCGGCAGCCTGGGGCTGGTGGTGGTGCTGGCGGTGCTGCCCTTCATGCCCGGCAACAGCTTCGGCACCCGGCTCATGGTGGGGATCCTGGTCATCGTCTTCGGCTTCATCTTCGTGACCGTCTCGTCGCGCATCGTGGGGCTCATCGGCTCCTCCTCCAACCCCATCTCCGGCATGACCATCGCCACCCTGATGGCCACCGCCATGATCTTCGTGGGGCTGGGCTGGACCGGCTCGGCCTACGAGCCCATGGCGCTGGTGGTGGGCGGCATGGTCTGCATCGCGGCCGCCAACGGCGGCGCCACCTCGCAGGACCTCAAGACCGGCTACCTGATCGGCGCCACCCCGCGCTCCCAGCAGATCGCCCTCTTCGTGGGCGCCATCGCCTCGGCGGTGGTCATCGGCCTGACCGTGCAGCTGCTCGACCAGCCCACCGCCGAGCAGGCGGCCCAGGGCATCACCCACGCCATCGGCACCGAGAAGTTCCCGGCCCCGCAGGGCACGCTCATGGCGACCCTCATCAAGGGGCTCCTGTCGCTCAACCTGGACTGGGTCTACGTGCTGGTGGGCGTCTTCTTCTCGATCACCATGGAGCTGTGCGGCGTGAAGGCGCTCTCCTTCGCGGTGGGCCTGTACCTGCCGCTCTCCACCACCCTGCCCATCTTCGCCGGCGGCGTGGTCAAGGGGCTGGTGGACGTGGTGGCGAAGCGCAAGGGCGGACCGGCCGAGGACGCCGAGCTGGGCGGCGGCTCGCTCATGGCCACCGGCCTGGTGGCCGGCGGCGCCCTCACCGGCGTGGTGGTGGCGCTGCTCAACGTGAACGACGGCATCAACACCTTCCTCACCGAGAACCTCAACCTCGAGCCGGCCCTGGCCGGGGTGCTGGGGCACGGCGGCTTCCAGCTCCTCGGGGTGGCCTGCTTCCTCGGCCTGGCGGTGCTCCTGTTCCGCGCCTCGCAGAAGCCGGCGCCCACGGTCTAG